Proteins from a genomic interval of Pseudomonadota bacterium:
- a CDS encoding LamG-like jellyroll fold domain-containing protein has protein sequence MRTFLLLTSTILASAHLYAEDALEPRADVSWQAGNERSILLNEFWVPLQQSGDRVVYGDIRLMDDDKNNSEFNAGIGYRQITCCNGLGKGVAGAHAWLDRRQTNLGSNFMQMTLGAEWLTESMDYRMNAYVPFSKKQRHVTSTSSGAQLAGTGISVNTPGLIQEEPQYGLDIEAGYELGYKSDWIRKNTDSFRVYGGLYYFDSANAEKTAGWRTRTELAITPDFQIGTIYQKDDQRGDQGFLEATLRFPFKNKQSYRSKGLYARLDDSPERDIDIVAGTTVIESGVATALINDQTGTAQEILHVDNTAAAGGDGSVETPFNTLADARAAASAHTIIYVHTGAGTAGQNQGITLDLAGLQLIGAGSDLTFNADIYSTENGFTPNSNVLIAATVAPTLTNMNANSDGITISADNVRVSGLNVTGATRDGILVEADGAGASAQNVEIENVTVSGNRHGIYVHGLNDGAASVKIEGTVAAGNTQHGIAIYDDTGSTFDVDLGGGSQNSLGLNTLAGNTMEDLAIEYDGRTLSAQNNWWGQATGADEDAPNIGINPQIYYGAPIHDGLVSHHVLSSSWISSAAYDRVSGDANTLAGGLSAADVEACGGSECLQLDAQNDHISIDDASHLPTSDMTIMTWVEQPNLVNWYDHVSNNWNAGANPNSWNLFVNGAGRLIFGTWGVQTGGAQRTAITANGTFAAGQMNLITGTYDGTTYRASVNASGWVDRVEAGITHRNDLPVRIGELGQPTTNDYYIREVRFYDRALGDAEVTELYRMDTTSSVDGSNFRTSAP, from the coding sequence ATGCGTACATTTTTACTTTTGACATCTACTATCCTGGCAAGTGCCCATCTCTATGCTGAAGACGCACTGGAACCACGTGCGGATGTAAGTTGGCAAGCCGGTAATGAACGCTCTATTCTCCTTAATGAGTTTTGGGTGCCGCTGCAACAGTCGGGCGACCGTGTTGTTTATGGTGATATTCGCCTCATGGATGATGATAAGAACAACAGTGAGTTCAACGCAGGTATTGGTTATAGGCAAATCACCTGCTGCAACGGCCTTGGTAAAGGAGTTGCAGGCGCACATGCATGGCTTGACCGCCGTCAAACCAACCTTGGCTCTAACTTTATGCAGATGACACTTGGCGCTGAATGGTTGACTGAGTCTATGGACTACCGCATGAACGCTTACGTGCCTTTTTCTAAAAAGCAAAGGCATGTCACAAGCACATCTTCAGGCGCGCAGCTTGCTGGTACAGGCATCAGTGTTAATACGCCTGGTCTCATTCAAGAAGAGCCACAATATGGTCTTGATATTGAAGCTGGTTACGAGCTTGGTTACAAATCTGACTGGATCAGAAAGAATACTGATAGCTTCCGTGTATATGGTGGCCTGTACTACTTTGATAGTGCCAACGCAGAAAAAACAGCGGGATGGCGTACTCGTACAGAGCTTGCCATTACCCCAGACTTCCAAATTGGCACCATTTACCAAAAAGATGACCAGCGCGGTGATCAAGGTTTTCTTGAGGCGACTTTGCGCTTTCCATTCAAAAACAAACAGAGCTACCGCAGTAAAGGCCTCTACGCACGCCTAGATGATAGTCCTGAGCGTGATATTGACATTGTCGCAGGTACAACCGTTATTGAGAGTGGCGTGGCAACAGCCCTTATTAATGACCAAACAGGTACAGCGCAGGAAATTCTTCATGTAGATAACACAGCCGCAGCAGGTGGTGATGGGAGTGTTGAAACTCCATTTAACACGCTTGCAGATGCCAGAGCAGCAGCCTCAGCACATACCATTATTTATGTACACACAGGTGCAGGGACCGCAGGTCAAAACCAAGGCATTACACTCGACCTTGCTGGCCTCCAACTGATTGGTGCAGGCTCAGACCTAACCTTTAATGCAGATATTTACAGCACAGAAAATGGCTTTACACCAAACAGCAATGTTCTTATTGCTGCAACGGTAGCCCCTACTCTTACAAACATGAACGCCAATAGCGACGGGATTACCATTAGTGCTGATAATGTACGTGTCTCAGGCCTAAACGTAACAGGCGCAACACGTGACGGTATTTTGGTCGAAGCAGATGGTGCTGGCGCCAGTGCACAAAATGTAGAAATTGAAAACGTCACTGTTTCAGGCAATAGGCATGGTATTTACGTACACGGCCTGAATGATGGTGCGGCCTCTGTAAAAATTGAAGGCACAGTTGCAGCAGGAAACACCCAGCACGGAATTGCCATTTATGATGATACGGGCAGCACTTTTGATGTGGACCTTGGTGGTGGATCTCAAAATTCACTTGGTCTCAACACCCTGGCTGGTAACACCATGGAAGACCTTGCCATTGAGTATGATGGCCGTACACTGAGCGCACAAAACAACTGGTGGGGCCAAGCCACAGGTGCTGATGAAGACGCACCGAACATTGGCATTAACCCTCAAATTTATTATGGTGCGCCAATACATGATGGACTTGTAAGTCATCACGTGCTGAGCAGCTCATGGATTAGCAGTGCTGCTTATGACCGTGTTTCAGGGGATGCGAACACACTCGCTGGCGGGCTTTCCGCAGCAGATGTAGAAGCCTGTGGTGGTTCTGAATGTCTACAACTTGATGCTCAAAATGATCATATTTCAATTGATGATGCCAGCCACCTACCAACGTCAGATATGACAATTATGACATGGGTTGAACAGCCTAACCTTGTAAACTGGTATGACCATGTTTCAAACAATTGGAACGCTGGTGCCAACCCTAACTCATGGAACTTATTTGTGAATGGAGCAGGACGTCTAATATTTGGTACATGGGGTGTTCAAACAGGCGGCGCGCAAAGAACTGCCATAACAGCAAATGGTACGTTTGCAGCTGGGCAGATGAACCTGATCACAGGTACGTATGATGGCACAACTTACCGGGCTTCGGTGAATGCCTCTGGTTGGGTTGACCGCGTTGAAGCTGGCATTACCCATAGGAATGACCTCCCTGTCCGCATCGGAGAGCTTGGACAGCCTACAACCAATGACTACTACATCAGAGAGGTACGTTTTTATGATCGCGCCCTTGGTGATGCTGAAGTGACGGAGCTTTACCGTATGGATACAACATCATCTGTTGATGGTTCTAACTTTAGAACCTCTGCACCATAA
- a CDS encoding methyl-accepting chemotaxis protein, with product MKPKKASPKVLLMFASVGVLMTQFWTITMLHPEVMNESTLAFMAAFVVSVCMLVMLLPFTTQEEEKPHLSDESLSYIPSDEPMMHEAFYEDFYNLSEKFKQGFMKIDTLKKELDTLFPMVKGLMDEQKDSKEAFGKVKFSSQGVLHLAKKNAKATREAQGVMTQMEEALTQIVSANTMIGDIASKTNLLALNASIEAARAGDAGVGFSVVADEIKKLSSMTAKATGEIQNSVKSVTEVNNESQKSLQSMGQNMRDVVEHTEQLNTLMPEETDETVSTEGIVAELKVIKKAVDKLRIVSEEMQGYQTQMEGVLARAAKQEQGLAA from the coding sequence ATGAAACCCAAAAAAGCTTCTCCTAAAGTTCTTCTGATGTTTGCCTCTGTTGGTGTCCTAATGACCCAGTTCTGGACCATTACGATGCTACATCCTGAAGTGATGAATGAGTCAACGCTCGCCTTTATGGCTGCTTTTGTTGTGAGTGTTTGTATGTTGGTTATGCTACTGCCTTTTACCACGCAGGAAGAAGAGAAGCCGCATTTGTCTGATGAGAGTCTAAGTTATATCCCATCAGATGAGCCGATGATGCATGAGGCGTTTTATGAAGATTTTTACAACCTTTCTGAAAAGTTTAAGCAAGGCTTTATGAAGATAGACACATTGAAGAAAGAGCTTGATACACTCTTCCCAATGGTAAAAGGGCTTATGGATGAGCAAAAGGATTCTAAAGAAGCTTTTGGGAAGGTGAAGTTCTCATCTCAAGGGGTGCTTCATCTGGCAAAGAAGAATGCAAAAGCCACACGTGAAGCCCAAGGCGTTATGACACAAATGGAAGAAGCGCTCACACAGATTGTAAGCGCCAATACTATGATTGGTGATATTGCCAGCAAAACAAACCTGCTTGCTCTTAACGCAAGTATTGAGGCTGCCCGTGCAGGAGACGCTGGTGTTGGCTTTAGTGTGGTTGCGGATGAGATTAAAAAGCTCTCGTCTATGACAGCAAAAGCGACTGGCGAAATTCAAAACAGTGTGAAGTCTGTGACGGAAGTTAACAATGAAAGCCAAAAATCTCTGCAAAGTATGGGGCAAAATATGCGTGATGTGGTAGAACACACCGAGCAGCTCAATACGCTTATGCCAGAAGAAACAGACGAGACCGTTTCAACAGAAGGTATTGTGGCAGAGCTTAAAGTGATTAAAAAAGCGGTGGATAAGCTCCGCATAGTCTCAGAAGAGATGCAGGGCTATCAAACGCAAATGGAAGGCGTGCTCGCCAGAGCCGCCAAGCAAGAACAAGGATTAGCAGCATGA
- a CDS encoding histidine phosphatase family protein, giving the protein MTTLVVIRHGNTFEAGEEPRRVGARTDMPLTETGQQQAEKLGVMLKEKGLSPNWVVSGPLQRTIQTAHIATEAAGTSSFPDVEEFLREIDYGKDENQPESVVVSRLGEEAIEKWEKEALVPDGWNLDIGGVIDGWNDLADRAIEHHKGGVVWAVTSNGIARFAPHVTGDFNRFASEHGLKLKTGACGILKCNEHGQWHVESWNLRG; this is encoded by the coding sequence ATGACAACATTGGTTGTGATTCGCCACGGAAATACATTTGAAGCAGGGGAAGAGCCACGCCGCGTTGGCGCGCGCACAGATATGCCCCTTACAGAAACAGGCCAACAGCAGGCAGAAAAGCTTGGTGTAATGTTAAAAGAAAAAGGTCTGTCTCCAAACTGGGTTGTAAGTGGCCCGTTGCAACGCACCATTCAAACGGCGCACATTGCAACAGAAGCGGCGGGTACGTCATCTTTTCCAGATGTAGAAGAGTTTCTGCGTGAGATTGATTACGGTAAGGATGAAAACCAGCCTGAGAGCGTCGTTGTCTCTCGTCTTGGTGAAGAGGCCATTGAGAAGTGGGAGAAAGAAGCGCTTGTTCCTGATGGGTGGAACCTTGATATTGGAGGGGTCATTGACGGGTGGAATGATCTTGCTGATCGTGCAATTGAACACCATAAAGGTGGCGTGGTTTGGGCTGTAACAAGTAACGGTATTGCGCGCTTTGCCCCGCATGTAACAGGTGACTTTAACCGCTTTGCAAGTGAGCACGGTTTAAAGTTAAAAACAGGCGCTTGCGGCATTCTTAAATGTAATGAGCATGGCCAGTGGCACGTGGAATCTTGGAACCTACGCGGTTAA
- a CDS encoding methyl-accepting chemotaxis protein encodes MRRLTPFSLPFFKDGLSFRDRFEGFVDSLLFRIYLFGLVPVIAICALGINILYPKGYDYVQITEEQSLLDTHRTLFSLHTSLVEEQRESVIYTLSAFRENRNKLADIHADVSAAFSRLEAAQDKLSKENSWIKDEGIESALIEKILQTSELLERLRFGIKSEELTDATLVYESYTEILADLRIAFEEAIALSPSMAERSLALLTAMDATYALSSIELQAQLKLLPEGTQEVKTYPHAAGKAEVYLALIRQSLPDVERFSFSMGEQDVMAYLAGTDEGTYERSIKALDDLSSHIWAQVNTEMLAEQNMILRSFTAWTFGVVSLLLLMTWFGWMIAGRIRKGVNEVTAALEALKSCELSRRCDLYGHDEFSKLGDTYNNVTEHLEGVIQAVRGTSKDLMEETQKVALNSSRMSVSCHDQVKSIGHIQTAMDASSSAVTNANEAARVATHMIQKMTGNLSAVNASVKDLETNADEISFVTDSIDEIAGKINLLSLNAAIEAARAGEAGQGFAVVADEIRKLAQSAAKSNAQIKSAMEKMAENVRDSVGEIHGVSTILGDVEGKVQHLNQTMDSQMTAYGNMVDAIEDFNTRMDTLKADVDATNSVAGTLSQYAYNMDYQVQVFSLTGDTPLEEEVNITDDDDIDLF; translated from the coding sequence ATGCGCCGTTTGACGCCTTTTTCTTTGCCCTTTTTCAAAGATGGGCTTTCGTTTCGTGACCGTTTTGAAGGGTTTGTAGATAGCCTGCTGTTTCGTATTTACCTGTTTGGCCTGGTGCCTGTTATTGCCATTTGTGCGCTAGGTATTAATATTTTATACCCTAAAGGGTATGACTACGTTCAGATCACTGAAGAACAAAGCCTGCTGGATACACACCGCACGCTCTTTAGCTTGCACACAAGCCTTGTTGAAGAACAACGTGAAAGCGTGATTTATACGCTGAGTGCTTTTAGAGAGAACAGAAACAAGCTGGCAGACATTCATGCAGATGTCTCTGCTGCTTTCTCACGTTTAGAGGCGGCACAGGATAAGCTTTCTAAAGAAAATTCATGGATTAAAGACGAGGGGATTGAATCTGCTCTGATTGAAAAAATTCTTCAAACCTCAGAGCTCTTAGAGCGCCTGCGTTTTGGCATTAAATCTGAAGAATTAACGGATGCAACGCTCGTTTATGAGAGTTATACAGAGATTTTGGCTGATTTACGCATTGCTTTTGAAGAGGCGATTGCTCTGTCACCGAGTATGGCTGAGCGTAGTTTAGCGCTCCTCACAGCTATGGATGCGACGTACGCATTGTCTAGCATTGAGCTTCAAGCACAATTAAAACTGCTTCCAGAAGGCACACAAGAGGTGAAAACCTATCCTCATGCCGCAGGAAAAGCAGAAGTATATCTCGCTCTGATTCGTCAATCTCTACCAGATGTTGAGCGATTCTCATTCTCTATGGGTGAGCAGGATGTGATGGCTTACCTTGCTGGTACAGATGAAGGCACCTATGAACGTAGCATAAAGGCTCTAGACGACCTCTCTAGCCACATTTGGGCGCAAGTGAACACGGAGATGCTCGCAGAGCAAAATATGATTTTGAGAAGCTTTACAGCTTGGACCTTTGGTGTGGTTTCCCTTCTTCTGTTGATGACGTGGTTTGGTTGGATGATTGCTGGACGTATTCGCAAAGGCGTAAATGAAGTCACAGCCGCTCTTGAAGCACTTAAAAGCTGTGAACTGTCTCGCCGTTGTGATCTGTACGGTCATGATGAGTTTTCTAAGTTGGGTGATACGTACAATAACGTTACAGAACACCTGGAAGGGGTGATTCAAGCGGTACGCGGTACCTCTAAAGACCTTATGGAAGAAACGCAGAAGGTGGCTCTTAACTCGAGCCGCATGAGTGTATCTTGCCACGATCAAGTTAAGAGTATTGGCCATATTCAAACAGCAATGGATGCGTCTAGCTCTGCGGTAACAAACGCAAACGAGGCCGCGCGTGTTGCAACACATATGATCCAGAAGATGACAGGGAACTTAAGTGCCGTAAACGCTTCTGTAAAAGACCTTGAAACCAATGCAGATGAAATTTCTTTCGTAACAGACTCTATTGATGAGATTGCTGGCAAAATTAACTTGCTATCCCTAAACGCTGCCATTGAGGCTGCGCGTGCAGGTGAAGCTGGGCAAGGGTTTGCTGTTGTTGCAGATGAAATTCGCAAGCTTGCACAAAGTGCAGCAAAGTCTAACGCACAAATTAAATCTGCTATGGAAAAAATGGCAGAGAATGTTCGTGATAGTGTTGGTGAAATTCATGGTGTAAGTACCATTCTTGGTGATGTAGAAGGTAAGGTGCAGCACCTGAACCAAACCATGGACAGCCAAATGACAGCTTACGGCAATATGGTGGATGCCATTGAAGACTTCAACACGCGTATGGATACTCTAAAAGCAGATGTAGACGCAACAAACAGTGTGGCAGGTACGCTTTCACAATACGCATATAACATGGATTACCAGGTTCAGGTGTTTAGCCTAACTGGTGATACACCTCTTGAAGAAGAGGTAAACATTACAGACGATGATGACATTGATCTGTTTTAA
- a CDS encoding MFS transporter, with protein sequence MRTLRTQHPLDRNTYLLNLLAFLNNAMFVIPIIVVYYKAHKSVGFTGFLIGEAAFALVVILMEVPSGYLSDVWRRKSVLWLGMAWQILGFGLLWLGDGLFMMVLAQSIVGVGVSLYSGTNRALLYDSLQERGKAAAYTKHSGGLHTWGMIGGAVSALVGGFFYEAQPHLPAMLTVVSVALAALVALFLVEPNRHKQEVQKNPLADMVSVMKYTLHGHKEVACLILFMTSVFVTTNLMFWLHQRYWVDGGIPESMFGVLMAVGMGINAIGAGFAHRIESKLRFVHIVCVLTFVTFVAYGLAVLMPHRLGIFALLLGGLAYGMGTPLMDAAVNKRIESHRRATVLSVKSLVHRLIFLPLSLLIGPLADDYSAKVAMASLLVFMIVGVALSFICMARHHMFAPKGT encoded by the coding sequence ATGCGGACTTTACGCACACAGCATCCGCTTGATAGAAACACATACTTACTAAATCTACTTGCCTTTTTAAACAACGCAATGTTCGTCATTCCGATTATTGTGGTGTATTACAAGGCGCATAAAAGCGTCGGTTTTACAGGCTTCCTTATCGGGGAAGCGGCTTTCGCTCTGGTGGTTATTCTGATGGAAGTTCCGAGTGGTTACCTGAGTGATGTATGGCGCCGTAAGTCTGTGTTATGGCTTGGTATGGCTTGGCAGATTCTTGGTTTCGGTCTCCTTTGGTTAGGAGATGGACTCTTCATGATGGTGCTTGCACAATCTATCGTTGGAGTAGGGGTAAGCCTCTACAGTGGTACCAACAGGGCACTGCTTTACGATAGCTTGCAAGAGCGTGGCAAGGCTGCTGCTTATACCAAGCATAGCGGTGGTTTACACACTTGGGGTATGATCGGTGGTGCTGTGAGTGCACTTGTGGGTGGTTTCTTTTATGAAGCTCAACCGCATTTGCCAGCGATGCTTACTGTTGTATCTGTTGCGCTTGCTGCTTTGGTTGCTCTGTTTTTGGTGGAGCCGAACCGTCACAAGCAAGAGGTACAGAAAAATCCACTTGCTGATATGGTAAGTGTGATGAAATATACCCTTCACGGCCATAAAGAGGTGGCATGCCTAATCCTCTTTATGACCAGCGTATTCGTGACAACCAACCTGATGTTCTGGCTGCACCAACGCTACTGGGTTGATGGTGGCATTCCTGAGAGCATGTTTGGTGTTTTGATGGCTGTTGGTATGGGTATTAACGCCATTGGAGCGGGCTTTGCGCACCGTATAGAAAGCAAATTACGCTTTGTGCATATTGTGTGTGTACTGACGTTTGTGACATTTGTGGCTTACGGGCTTGCTGTGCTTATGCCGCATAGGTTGGGTATCTTTGCTTTATTGCTAGGTGGCCTTGCCTATGGTATGGGAACGCCGCTTATGGATGCCGCTGTCAATAAACGCATTGAAAGCCATCGCCGTGCAACGGTGTTAAGTGTTAAAAGCCTAGTACACCGTTTGATCTTTCTGCCATTGAGCCTCTTGATTGGCCCACTTGCAGACGATTATAGCGCAAAGGTTGCTATGGCGAGCTTGTTGGTGTTCATGATTGTAGGTGTGGCGCTCAGCTTCATCTGTATGGCAAGGCACCATATGTTTGCGCCAAAAGGCACATAA
- a CDS encoding MFS transporter, with product MNSHLNRNVYLLNVLGFLNNAMFIVPIVVLYLEAQKGVGFTGFLIGESLFSLVMIFMEIPSGYLSDVWRRKQVLAIAMVWKTIGLCVLFFGSGFAMVLFAQCLIGIGASLNSGTNSALLYDTLLSQGREKLFSKLNGRRLMFGMIGSSSTALVGGYLYTLHPEFPVLISIVSLMLAVLICVFMIEPERHKETVQKNPFADMLSVMKYTLHGHKELACLIAFITSIFVTCNLMLWVQQRYWIESGISEIWFGVLMAIGVGFNAVGAFFAHKLEERLRFIHIVSLMAALPFIFYGLSIVLPYSAGIYTLMLGGFAWGIGQPLMDSAINHRVGSSRRATVLSVKSLVHRFAFIPLTLLAGPLADMYNAKVAMTGLLILMVMGVFFSVLCMRHHHMLNER from the coding sequence ATGAACAGTCACCTCAACAGAAACGTCTATCTTCTCAATGTGCTCGGCTTTTTAAATAATGCCATGTTTATTGTGCCGATTGTGGTTTTGTATTTAGAGGCACAAAAAGGTGTTGGCTTTACTGGGTTTTTAATTGGTGAATCTCTGTTTTCTCTGGTGATGATCTTTATGGAAATTCCTAGCGGTTATTTAAGTGATGTATGGCGCAGGAAGCAGGTGCTTGCCATTGCCATGGTTTGGAAGACCATTGGTCTTTGTGTGCTCTTTTTCGGGAGCGGTTTTGCTATGGTTCTTTTCGCGCAGTGCCTTATTGGCATTGGCGCTAGCTTGAATAGTGGTACCAACAGTGCGCTGCTATACGATACCTTGCTCTCTCAGGGGAGGGAAAAACTGTTTAGTAAGCTTAATGGGCGCCGACTTATGTTTGGTATGATTGGCTCATCGAGTACGGCTCTGGTGGGTGGCTACCTTTATACGCTCCATCCAGAGTTCCCAGTATTGATCTCTATTGTCTCTCTTATGCTGGCTGTACTAATTTGTGTATTTATGATTGAGCCTGAGCGTCATAAAGAGACCGTCCAGAAAAACCCGTTTGCAGATATGTTGAGCGTTATGAAATATACGCTTCATGGCCATAAAGAGCTGGCCTGCTTGATTGCCTTTATTACCAGCATCTTTGTGACTTGTAATTTGATGCTATGGGTACAGCAGCGCTACTGGATTGAAAGCGGTATCAGTGAAATTTGGTTTGGTGTGCTGATGGCCATTGGTGTTGGCTTTAATGCTGTAGGGGCATTTTTTGCGCATAAGCTGGAAGAACGTTTGCGCTTTATTCATATTGTGAGCCTTATGGCGGCACTGCCTTTTATCTTTTATGGGCTCTCTATTGTACTGCCATACTCTGCGGGTATTTATACGCTTATGCTGGGTGGTTTTGCTTGGGGCATTGGTCAGCCGCTTATGGATAGCGCAATTAACCACCGTGTGGGGAGTTCAAGGCGTGCAACAGTTTTGAGCGTAAAGAGCTTGGTGCACCGCTTTGCCTTTATTCCTTTAACGCTTCTGGCTGGGCCTCTCGCGGATATGTATAACGCAAAAGTCGCGATGACAGGGTTGTTGATCTTGATGGTTATGGGCGTGTTTTTCAGTGTTCTATGTATGAGGCACCACCATATGTTGAATGAGAGGTAG
- a CDS encoding MFS transporter, whose translation MSDVLDANRIARQNIIITNALSFLNNAMFVVPIIVVYYAAQKSVGLTGFLVSEAAFALAMVMMEVPSGYLSDHWKRKYTLALGFVIQTVGFVVMWLGEGFLLMVIAQAICGLGMSFVSGTGSALIYDSLLGADAQNSNVDTGDTSTSVRAKASELLSEGAQSGAGYVSSRASSRNKATSLAGTGAHVNSSKVSESGPALTQWLTNSPSRSRYKAVLLGNLFSRSTKKIGVAQYSKISGRMHAYGMVGAAVSALAGGYIYSVGVEIPTILSAFAMALAAIASLGLVEVTRLKETRKKNALKEMASVVKYALGGHKEVASILLFSSSVFVVCNLMFFLHQSYWIEGGIDTKQFGILMAIGMMVNALGSSLAYALEGRLRFVQMVAIIAALPLLSYGLAVLLPFGAGIYALFLGGLAWGMGRPLMEAAVNRRIESDRRSTVMSVGSVLHRLAFVPLTFVAGPTAEAYGVKAAMVALLVLMTLTAGASLVVMAKSGLLTTRQKTQPDERSIQKA comes from the coding sequence ATGAGTGACGTACTGGACGCAAATAGGATTGCGAGACAAAACATTATCATTACAAACGCATTATCTTTCCTGAATAATGCCATGTTTGTTGTGCCGATTATTGTGGTGTATTACGCCGCACAAAAAAGCGTAGGGCTTACTGGGTTTCTAGTAAGTGAAGCTGCGTTTGCTTTGGCCATGGTCATGATGGAAGTACCAAGCGGGTACCTTAGTGACCACTGGAAGCGTAAGTACACGCTGGCTCTTGGGTTTGTTATTCAAACGGTTGGATTTGTTGTAATGTGGCTCGGGGAAGGGTTCCTGCTGATGGTCATTGCACAGGCTATTTGCGGTCTTGGTATGAGCTTTGTGAGTGGTACAGGGAGCGCGCTGATCTACGATAGTCTACTTGGTGCAGATGCACAAAACTCAAATGTTGATACAGGAGACACGAGCACAAGTGTGCGAGCAAAAGCTTCAGAGCTTTTGAGCGAAGGGGCACAAAGTGGCGCTGGCTACGTAAGTAGCCGTGCCTCTTCAAGAAATAAAGCAACTAGCTTGGCTGGCACTGGTGCTCATGTAAATAGCAGCAAGGTGAGTGAAAGTGGCCCAGCTCTCACGCAATGGCTTACAAATAGCCCGTCACGTAGCCGCTACAAAGCTGTTCTGCTGGGTAACTTGTTTAGTAGAAGCACAAAGAAAATTGGTGTGGCGCAGTACAGTAAAATCAGTGGTCGCATGCACGCTTACGGCATGGTGGGTGCGGCAGTGAGTGCTCTGGCTGGTGGTTACATTTACAGCGTGGGTGTTGAGATCCCAACAATCTTGAGTGCGTTCGCAATGGCGCTTGCAGCTATAGCTTCTCTTGGACTTGTTGAGGTAACACGCCTTAAAGAAACGCGGAAGAAAAATGCGTTGAAAGAAATGGCCAGCGTGGTGAAGTACGCCCTTGGCGGACACAAGGAAGTCGCGAGTATTCTGCTCTTCAGTAGTAGTGTGTTTGTGGTATGTAACTTGATGTTCTTCCTGCACCAAAGCTACTGGATTGAAGGTGGTATTGATACCAAGCAGTTCGGAATCCTGATGGCTATTGGCATGATGGTAAACGCGCTGGGTTCAAGCCTTGCTTACGCACTAGAAGGTCGTCTGCGTTTTGTGCAAATGGTGGCTATCATTGCGGCACTGCCACTGCTTTCATACGGGCTTGCTGTGTTGCTTCCGTTTGGGGCTGGTATTTACGCTCTGTTCCTAGGTGGACTTGCGTGGGGAATGGGCAGACCACTCATGGAAGCTGCTGTGAACCGCCGTATTGAGAGTGACCGCAGGTCTACTGTCATGAGTGTGGGGAGTGTCCTTCACAGGCTCGCATTTGTACCGCTCACATTTGTAGCGGGGCCAACGGCAGAAGCTTACGGTGTTAAAGCAGCGATGGTTGCACTGCTTGTATTAATGACACTCACAGCAGGCGCAAGTTTGGTGGTTATGGCAAAAAGTGGCCTGCTTACAACCAGACAAAAAACACAGCCAGATGAGAGGAGTATTCAGAAGGCCTAA